CTGATCGCGTTGGTGGTGCAAGTCATCATCCAACAATAAGGACGAACCAGCTCGGACGTCGTTTATCATGCTGGAAGAACTCACGGCCGGTTTCCCGATTCTCTCCTGTATTCTCTTTCTGCCGATGGCGGGCGCGATCCTCCTGTGGCTGATGGAGGATGAAGATCTAGTGCGGACCTCGGCCTTGGCGATCTCCTTGATCGAACTTGCGCTCGCCGTGTTCGTGCTGCTTCGGTTCGTGCCGGAATCGGCCGCGATGCAGTTCGCGGAGCGGGTCCAATGGGTTCCCGCCCTGGGCATCAGCTATCACCTCGGCGTGGACGGCATCAGCGTGCTCTTCGTCGGGCTGACGGCGTTTCTCACCGTGTTGGTGGTGATCTATTCCTGGGACACCGTTCGCTATCAGCTCAAGCTGTACATGATGTGTCTGTTGGCGCTGGAGACGACGACGATGGGGGTCTTCGTCTCTCTCGATCTCGTCTTGTTCTTCGTCTTTTGGGAACTGATGTTGATCCCCAGTTACTTTCTGATCAAACTCTGGGGCGGCGGAGCCGAGCGTCATTACGCGGCGTTGAAGTTCGTGCTCTATACCCTCCTGGGCAGCGTCTTCCTGCTGGTCGGCATCGCCCTCCTGAACATCAATTTCCACCAGTGGGCCTCGTTGCACCATGCGGAGCAGGCCTACTCCTTTGATTTGTTGGAACTGCTGTCGGTCCCCGTGCCGTACAATCAACAGGTGCTCATATTTTGGCTGATGTTCATGGGGTTTGCGTTCAAGGCGCCGCTCTTTCCGTTCCATACGTGGCTTCCCGATGCGTTGCTGGAGGGGCCGATCGGGATGGCGGTGGTCTTGGCGGGCGTCAAGCTCGGAACGTTCGGCTTCATACGGTTCAGCATCCCGCTCCTTCCCGACGCGTCCAAGAGCGAACCGGTCGTCATGGTGGTGGTGCTCCTCGGTCTCTGCGCCATTCTCTATGGAGCCTGGATCGCGCTGATTCAGCACGATTTGAGGCGGTTGTTGGCCTACAGCAGCATCAGCCATTTGGGATTCGTCGTGGTGGGGCTCTTCGCGTTGAACTACCAGGGTCTTCAAGGAAGCCTGTTGACCATGATCAATCTTGGCTTCAGCACAGCGGGGCTCTTCTTCATCGCGGGGTTCCTCTATTCCCGGCAGCAGACGACGCAGTTGTCTTCATTCGGAGGCATGGCCAAACAGGTTCCGCTCTTGGCCACGTTTTTCTTGATCATCGGGCTCGCCTCGATCGGGCTGCCCGGCACGAACGGCTTCGTGGGAGAGTTTCTGATTCTCATGGGAGCGTTCAAGGCGAAGTGGTGGATCGGAGCGATCGCCGTCCTGGGCGTGATTTTCGGCGCGGCGTATTTTCTTTGGTACTACGAACGCGCCATGCTCGGTCCCGCGGGGAAGGCCGTGAAGAGCACGATGAGCGATCTCCAGTTTCGGGAGATCGTCATTGCCTCGGCCCTGTCCGTGATGATCGTGTGGATCGGACTCTATCCGTCCCCGTTTCTTCGAATCATGAACGGATCGGTGCAGGCGTTGGTCGATCGGTTGAATCACGGGACCGTGGCGGCGTTCGAAACCGCTGTCGGCGAAAACGGACCTTAATTTTTTATGGTCGAATACATCCTGCTGTATATCCTCTTCGCCCCCTTCGCCGGAGCGTTGGCGCTGATCTTCGTGTCGAACCGCCAACCCATGCTGGTCAGGGGCATCGCGGTGGCCTCGACCTTCGTCTGTTTGGTCGCAGCGATGTATCTGTTTTACGCCTACGATCCGGTGAAAGGCGGATTTCAGTTCGTCCAGAAGTTTCAATGGTCCAAAGAATTGGGGATTTCGCTGCACTTGGGCGTCGATGGAATCGGGA
This sequence is a window from Candidatus Nitrospira inopinata. Protein-coding genes within it:
- a CDS encoding complex I subunit 4 family protein produces the protein MLEELTAGFPILSCILFLPMAGAILLWLMEDEDLVRTSALAISLIELALAVFVLLRFVPESAAMQFAERVQWVPALGISYHLGVDGISVLFVGLTAFLTVLVVIYSWDTVRYQLKLYMMCLLALETTTMGVFVSLDLVLFFVFWELMLIPSYFLIKLWGGGAERHYAALKFVLYTLLGSVFLLVGIALLNINFHQWASLHHAEQAYSFDLLELLSVPVPYNQQVLIFWLMFMGFAFKAPLFPFHTWLPDALLEGPIGMAVVLAGVKLGTFGFIRFSIPLLPDASKSEPVVMVVVLLGLCAILYGAWIALIQHDLRRLLAYSSISHLGFVVVGLFALNYQGLQGSLLTMINLGFSTAGLFFIAGFLYSRQQTTQLSSFGGMAKQVPLLATFFLIIGLASIGLPGTNGFVGEFLILMGAFKAKWWIGAIAVLGVIFGAAYFLWYYERAMLGPAGKAVKSTMSDLQFREIVIASALSVMIVWIGLYPSPFLRIMNGSVQALVDRLNHGTVAAFETAVGENGP